The nucleotide sequence aatattctgacgaattttgtcccaagcccaaataaaattcgtaagaatatctacagaatttatctgcagatattctgtagaggtgtagattttctctacagaaatcttaaagatatctgcagatattatttgacgggcgtttaatttttttttgcccacaaaATCCTCCCcagaaaaaactttaaaaaggattcccttatttatttaaataacatTCCAAACTACATACCACAAAACATTTGAGTCGGACTTAGCGATACAGATGATCTGCCTGGATATTCACTGCAATCTCCGACTCCCACTTGTCACCGTTCAGCAAGAGCTTTTCTTTATTGTACAGCAACTCCTCATGAGTTTCGGTTGAGAACTCAAAATTGGGTCCTTCCACAATGGCATCCACAGGACAAGCTTCTTGACAAAAACCACAATATATGCACTTTGTCATATCAATATCATATCTGGTGGTTCTTCGACTTCCATCAGCACGTTCCTCGGCTTCAATGGTAATAGCCTGAGCTGGGCAAATAGCCTCGCATAATTTGCACGCAATACAACGTTCCTCTCCACTGGGATAGCGCCTTAGGGCGTGTTCA is from Phlebotomus papatasi isolate M1 chromosome 1, Ppap_2.1, whole genome shotgun sequence and encodes:
- the LOC129798440 gene encoding NADH-ubiquinone oxidoreductase subunit 8, with the protein product MAAMKIYSLARTGHRFLGVTAQLRHCSSVPAPTSTGKGGGNYVYVNDKPPSMEWGDITERAAAIMFWTELARGMGVTLAHIFKEPATINYPFEKGPLSPRFRGEHALRRYPSGEERCIACKLCEAICPAQAITIEAEERADGSRRTTRYDIDMTKCIYCGFCQEACPVDAIVEGPNFEFSTETHEELLYNKEKLLLNGDKWESEIAVNIQADHLYR